One segment of Salvelinus alpinus chromosome 1, SLU_Salpinus.1, whole genome shotgun sequence DNA contains the following:
- the LOC139531474 gene encoding ATP-sensitive inward rectifier potassium channel 15-like, translating into MTTKKADVQRRIVSKNGHNQVRIDNMEGMVKIYLHDIWTTVVDMKWRYKLTLFSSTFIMTWFLFGVIFYFIGMGNGDFEGELLSNHTPCVMNVETLTGAFLFSLESQTTIGYGFRYITDECPLAIFVLLVQLVTTGLAEIFVTGAFLAKLARPKKRAETIKFSQLAVICRRDGKLCLMVRVANLRKSLLIQCQLMGKLLSPNVTEEGEKTLIRQTAVDFYIDSCGECPFLILPLTFYHVLDESSPLAGLTAERLRTRDFELLVTLNATMESTAATCQSRTSYVPQEILWDYKFKPVLFSTPGGLYVADFNFFDKVQVSSDPTFSSNNKDKLKLEEYKKE; encoded by the coding sequence ATGACAACCAAGAAGGCAGATGTGCAACGGAGGATCGTCTCCAAGAATGGACACAACCAAGTGCGCATTGACAACATGGAGGGCATGGTGAAGATCTACCTCCACGACATCTGGACCACGGTGGTGGACATGAAGTGGCGCTATAAGCTcaccctcttctcctccactTTCATAATGACCTGGTTCCTCTTTGGCGTCATCTTCTACTTTATCGGCATGGGCAACGGTGACTTCGAGGGTGAGCTGCTGTCCAACCACACGCCCTGTGTCATGAACGTCGAGACCCTAACCGGTGCCTTCCTCTTTTCCCTGGAATCGCAGACTACCATTGGCTACGGCTTCCGCTACATCACCGACGAGTGTCCCCTGGCCATCTTCGTCCTGCTGGTCCAGCTGGTCACCACGGGCCTGGCTGAGATCTTTGTAACCGGGGCCTTTCTGGCCAAGCTGGCGCGACCCAAAAAGCGGGCCGAGACCATCAAGTTCAGCCAGTTGGCAGTGATCTGCCGCCGCGATGGTAAACTATGTCTGATGGTGCGTGTGGCCAACTTGAGGAAGAGCCTGCTGATCCAGTGCCAGCTGATGGGCAAGCTGCTCTCACCCAATGTGACTGAGGAGGGCGAGAAGACTCTGATCCGCCAGACGGCTGTGGACTTCTACATAGACTCGTGCGGGGAGTGCCCCTTCCTAATCCTGCCCCTCACATTCTACCACGTGCTGGATGAGAGTAGCCCGCTGGCGGGGCTGACCGCTGAGAGGTTGCGGACGCGTGACTTTGAGCTGCTGGTCACCCTTAATGCCACCATGGAGTCCACGGCAGCCACTTGTCAGAGCCGCACCTCATACGTTCCCCAGGAGATCCTGTGGGACTACAAGTTCAAGCCTGTGCTCTTCAGCACCCCTGGTGGCCTGTACGTGGCCGACTTTAACTTCTTTGACAAGGTGCAGGTGAGCAGCGACCCTACATTCTCCAGCAACAACAAAGATAAGCTGAAACTGGAGGAGTACAAGAAGGAATAA